The following coding sequences are from one Paenibacillus stellifer window:
- a CDS encoding YxlC family protein, whose product MTEEKGKPNPKDHTERGDITEEAVSRTDDPRVTSSDELPDDLLFELMAGLDRLDTVYAEESASPPLDVLARELKAAAEQSRLKKRKERRLFGVISLAVIALSILAAVTSPVLYWSLQGLVPVVALLAAIWRAGRRRRTEWK is encoded by the coding sequence ATGACTGAAGAGAAGGGTAAGCCGAATCCGAAAGATCACACAGAGCGGGGCGATATAACGGAAGAAGCTGTGTCCCGTACAGATGATCCAAGGGTAACTTCGTCCGATGAGCTTCCGGATGACTTGCTGTTTGAACTGATGGCAGGATTGGACCGGCTGGATACGGTATATGCGGAAGAGTCAGCTTCCCCTCCACTGGACGTTCTTGCCCGAGAGCTTAAGGCGGCTGCCGAGCAATCCAGATTGAAGAAGAGGAAGGAGCGGCGGCTGTTCGGAGTCATTTCGCTGGCCGTTATCGCCCTCTCAATACTTGCCGCCGTAACTTCGCCGGTTCTGTACTGGAGCTTGCAGGGACTCGTTCCGGTTGTAGCGCTTCTCGCGGCGATTTGGAGAGCGGGAAGGAGGAGACGGACGGAATGGAAATGA
- the sigY gene encoding RNA polymerase sigma factor SigY, whose translation MEEPMGDDESQMIRRAREGDSLALAELLKQHYPFLFKYLLKATMDPLLAEDIAQDTMVRCMEKLALYNGTSSFSSWLITIATRIYIDKLRRSRKEADLLKEQALRSIRWKFETSGEEWNGVLEALPRISADQRIALLLKHYYGYSYKEIGGILGIPEGTAKSRASYGLRQLREEMSRND comes from the coding sequence GTGGAGGAACCGATGGGCGACGATGAGTCCCAAATGATCCGCAGAGCACGGGAGGGGGATTCTCTTGCACTTGCGGAGCTGCTTAAGCAGCACTATCCGTTTCTGTTCAAGTATTTGCTCAAGGCTACGATGGATCCTCTGCTTGCGGAGGACATTGCTCAGGACACCATGGTGAGATGCATGGAGAAGCTTGCTTTGTACAATGGCACGTCCTCCTTCTCCTCCTGGCTGATAACCATAGCAACGCGCATCTATATTGATAAGCTCCGCCGCAGCAGAAAAGAAGCGGACTTGTTGAAAGAGCAGGCTCTGCGTTCCATTCGCTGGAAGTTTGAAACCAGTGGCGAGGAGTGGAACGGGGTGCTGGAAGCCCTGCCCCGTATTTCCGCAGATCAGCGGATTGCACTGCTGCTCAAACACTACTATGGCTACAGCTATAAGGAGATAGGCGGCATCCTGGGCATTCCCGAAGGTACAGCCAAATCGAGAGCGTCATATGGACTGCGGCAGTTGAGAGAGGAGATGAGCCGCAATGACTGA
- a CDS encoding sigmaY antisigma factor component, whose amino-acid sequence MEMKHPSDLPWWAWTLLAVLLFSQGTLLFRDARERGSSPWFWGIWGMTTVPLPTVLYLLFVVYPDRRRRRAEQEGTDRTD is encoded by the coding sequence ATGGAAATGAAGCACCCGAGCGATCTTCCTTGGTGGGCATGGACTCTGCTTGCAGTGCTGCTGTTCAGCCAGGGCACTCTGCTGTTCCGGGATGCCCGGGAGAGGGGAAGCTCTCCGTGGTTTTGGGGAATTTGGGGAATGACCACAGTCCCGCTGCCGACGGTGCTGTATCTCCTGTTCGTCGTGTATCCCGACCGAAGACGGAGGCGCGCGGAGCAAGAGGGAACGGATAGAACGGACTGA